CTTTTATACATCACTTAAGACGGGAAGTCTAATGCTTGGGATACTAATGGCTATAATAGTTGGTCTTCTTATGGGACTGTTGAGTGCTTTTATAAATGTAACTATGAAAGCTGAACAAGGAATAAGTGGAATTGGCATTTATATGTTTGGCTTTGGCTTATCAGGATTGCTTTTCCGTTTAACAATGGGTGCTATTGTAACTATTGATGGTTTTAAATCAACTCCTATCCCAATTTTATCAAAAATGCCCTACATTGGAGAAATTTTCTTTAATCAGAATTGGATGGTATACCTTGCATTTTTGCTTGTTCCCATTTCATACATAGTTCTCTTCAAAACAACATTCGGGTTAAAAATAAGATCGGTTGGAGAAAACCCATCTGCTGCTGATTCTTTAGGTGTCTCTGTAGAGTTTGTTAGATATGTTTGCATAATAATCGGGAGCGTCCTTGCAGCACTTGCTGGAGCATTTTTAACAATAGGACAGCAAAAAGCCATTTTTGTAGAAAACATATCTGCCGGCAGAGGATTTATTGCTATTGCGCTTGTATATTTTGGAAGATGGCAACCGACTGGCGTAATGATTGGTTCTCTTTTATTTAGTATACTCGATGCACTTCAGATAAGAGTCCAAATTGCAAACATTGGAATACCATACGAGTACGCTGTCATGGCACCTTACATAATTACTATAATTGTATTAGTTTTTGTTGCACAACATCGTATAGGTGGACCCACTGCACTTGGAAAACCTTTTGAAAGATGTAAGTAATAATCGGCAATAAATACAAAAAATTATAGAAAGGAGGAAAGTATGAGGAGAGAAGAAAAAACGAGAAGATTTCTTATAAGTCTTCTCGTAGTAGTATTTGTATTAGGATTAACAGCATCTTACGGATGCGGAAAGAAGGAAACAAAGGTAGAGAAAATTAAAATTGCCCTTATTCTACCTAGCACAAAAGATGACATGTCTTGGAGTCAAGGCATGTACGAAGGTGTTATGGATGCCCAAAAAGAACTTGGAGTTGATAATGTTGAGGTAAATGTTACAGAGCAGATGCCAGACCCTGTTAATGCAGGAGCGGCAATCAGAGACTACGCAAATAAAGGCTTTAACATCATCATTGCACACGGCAGCCAATATCAAAATCCTGTGATGGAAGTTGCAAAAGATTTTCCGAATGTT
This genomic window from Caldisericum sp. contains:
- a CDS encoding ABC transporter permease, with protein sequence MGNFFQTRVIVSIFSAGIRLATPYLLASIGEMLDQRSGVYNLGIEGIMLIGAFLSFYTSLKTGSLMLGILMAIIVGLLMGLLSAFINVTMKAEQGISGIGIYMFGFGLSGLLFRLTMGAIVTIDGFKSTPIPILSKMPYIGEIFFNQNWMVYLAFLLVPISYIVLFKTTFGLKIRSVGENPSAADSLGVSVEFVRYVCIIIGSVLAALAGAFLTIGQQKAIFVENISAGRGFIAIALVYFGRWQPTGVMIGSLLFSILDALQIRVQIANIGIPYEYAVMAPYIITIIVLVFVAQHRIGGPTALGKPFERCK